CAGAACGATGGCGTGTGCCGGCGGCGAGACGTAAAGGCCTACGACATCGCGCACCTTGGCCACGAAGTTCGGATCGGTCGAGAGCTTGAACGTCTCCATCCGGTGCGGCTGGAGGCCGAAGGCCCGTCAGATGCGTTGTACCGTCGATACGGATAGGCCGCTCGCCTTCGCCATGTCCCGGGAGCTCCAATGAGTGGCGTTCTCAGGGCAACTCTCCAACGTTCTCACGATCACGGCTTCGATGCGGGCGTCGTCAATCGTGCGAGGCGCGCCGGAGCGCGGCTCATCATGCAGCCCGGCCACGCGCTGCTCCACAAAACGTCGTCGCCACTTGCCTACTGTGCCCCGCTCCAGGCCTAGCTTGGCCGCCACGTCCTTGTTCTGACCACCTTCCGCGCAGGTCAGCACGATCCGGGCTCTCAAAGCCAGCGCCTGCGCCGTCTTCCGCCGCTTCGTCAGCGACGTCAGTTCGGCGCGCTCGTCATCGCTCAATATCAGGGGGGCAAGTTGCTGGACCGCCATCGGAGACTCCGTCGCTGTTTGCCGCCATCTTTGGCACAGCGACGCGAATCTAATGCGAATCTACGATTGCGAACTTGTGACTCAGGACACTAGAGTTTTACTTCACCGATCTGGCGAACAGTCGTTGCAACGCGACTGCAAAAAAAGGGAGGCTGCCAACTGCGCGGGTGTGAATTGGCCGGATAGCTCTCGACTTAAGCAATGGTTTCCACGATTTCATAGCGCCGGATCAGCGGTCCGATCCCCTCGTTGAGCAGGGTCAGGACGTTCTGCGTTGTCGGAGCGAGGAGTTCAATCCGCTCGATGCGAACTGGACTCCATGAAGGCTGCTTGTCCTCATCCGAGGCGATTTCCTCGCGGAGTTCGAGAACGATCTGTCGCACCTCTTCCAGCTCTGCAAAAAAGAAACTCTGGATTCCTGTGTCTTTCCAGCGATCTTCGTTCGGCTCAATCTCGCGTGAGTAGGTATATAAGATCATGGTTCCTCGCCTGCATGGGCGGCGGCGATCAAGGTGAGACCTTAGCGACAATCAGGATGAGACTGCGCGGATGGGGACGGACCGAAGGGAGGGCGTAGCCCGACCGGAGGACCGTTCCCATCGGCGTCGCGTTTTTCGGACCGGTCTGGCGGCTGGGTGCGGCTGGTGCAAGCTGTTGATTCGTCTCGACAAGAGGGAATCGATGCCTTGCCTGGCCTTCACATCACCGACCACCAGATGAGATGGGATGGTTGCCGCCCTCCCCAGACGGCATCGTAATGTGCCAAGAACGCAGTGTTTGAACCCCGAAGCGAAGAGGACGGCAAATTGATGGATACGGTGATCGGAGTGGATCTAGCCAAGAATGTGTTTCAGCTCCACGGGGCGTCAATGGCGGGACACTTGAAATTTCGAAAGAAACTGTCGCGGCTTCAGTTTCGGAAGTTCATGGCGGGCCACCCATCGGCAGTGGTGGTGATGGAAGCCTGTGGCAGCGCCCACTATTGGGCACGGGAGATGGTCAAGCTCGGCCATGAAGTGAAACTGATCGCTCCGCAATATGTGAAGCCTTTTGTGAAACGCCAAAAGAACGACGCGGCTGATGCCGAAGCAATCGTGATCGCGGCACAGCGCCCCGAGATGCGCTTCGTCGAGCCGAAATCGGAAGAACAGCAGGCCAGGGCAGTGCTCTTTCGGGCTCGGAAGCGCCTTGTTCATCAGCGCACCGATCTGGTGAATGCGCTGCGTTCTGTTCTCTACGAATTCGGCCATATCATCCCGCAAGGAATCGAACAACTTAAACGCATTGACGCAATCCTCGAAGATCCGAACAGCGATCTACCAGAACTGGTCCGCGAGGAATGTCGGAGTCTCATTGATCAGATCGCCTACAAGACGGAGCGGATCGATGCCAAGGCAGA
The window above is part of the Bradyrhizobium guangdongense genome. Proteins encoded here:
- a CDS encoding IS110 family transposase, whose translation is MDTVIGVDLAKNVFQLHGASMAGHLKFRKKLSRLQFRKFMAGHPSAVVVMEACGSAHYWAREMVKLGHEVKLIAPQYVKPFVKRQKNDAADAEAIVIAAQRPEMRFVEPKSEEQQARAVLFRARKRLVHQRTDLVNALRSVLYEFGHIIPQGIEQLKRIDAILEDPNSDLPELVREECRSLIDQIAYKTERIDAKAEQLKKLATRTVTAQRLQTMPGVGPLTALAIEAFAPDMAAFRRGRDFAAWLGLVPRQHSSGGKERLGRVSKEGQADIRQLLIVGAMSRLNWLGRKSIPSGSWLAQMLARKPRMLVAIALANKMARTIWAMLTRKEDYRNPAQAVTA